The sequence CTGTATTTTTTTCCCTCTTCCTCTTGGTTTATCTGGCTGAGTTACTACAGCTAAAATTTTATGCTTACTATTAATTAAGCCTTCTAAAGAAGATACTGCAAACTCCGGTGTCCCCATGAAAACAATATTCAAAATCTTCACCTACTTTCTTTTTTATTAATCGCTTTATCAATATAAAGAATTCCTTCTAAATGATCTATTTCATGACATAATGCCCGAGCTAAAAAATCTTCTCCTTTTACTTCTATTTGATTCTCTTCTAAATCCAATCCTTTCACAATGACTCTTTTTGGTCTAATAACAATTTCGGATCTTCCAGGAATACTAAGACATCCTTCTAAGTCTTCTTGTTCTCCTTCTTCTGAAACTACTTCAGGATTGACTAGCGTAATTGGACCTTCTCCCACATCTATAACAATAAGTCTTTTTAAAATTCCTACTTGCGGTGCAGCTAAACCTACTCCCTCTGCCTCATACATGGTATCTAACATATCCTTTGCTAATATGCGAACTCTTTCATTTATTCTTTCTATTTTTCTACATTTTTTCCTTAAAATAGGATCTCCTTCTTGTCTAATATTTCGAATGGCCATATTTTTCACCCTTTCAATATTATAATTTTAACATATACATCCCTTTTTATAAAATTTTATTATAATATGCTGGTTGGATTTATATCAATGGAAATATGCATTTGACTTTTGTTTAAATATTCATGATAGATCTTCCTAAGAATCTCCTTAAATTCATTAGGATAGCTGGTTTTTATAATCATGTGCCATCGATATTTACTTTTTATTTTAGAAACCGGAGATGGAACAGGCTTATAAATATCTTTTTGTAAATCTTTTTTAACTTTTTTTGTATGGTTAATTAATTCCATATAAAATTCATAACATTGTTGAATCAAATCTTTTTCATTTTCACTAGAAAATACTATATTAATAATCTCTTTAAATGGAGGATAAAGCATTTCCTTACGTATAGCTATTTCATCATTATAAAAATGAGTATAATCATGATTTTTTGCATGAATTAAACTATAATGATTTGGCTGATAAGTCTGTACAATTACTTTTCCTAATAAATCTCCCCTTCCAGATCTACCTGCTACTTGAGTCATTAATTGAAATGTTCTTTCTGCTGAATTATAATCTGGTAAATTTAATGACGTATCCGCAATAATAACTCCTACCAAAGTTACATTAGGAAAATCCAATCCTTTTGCAATCATCTGTGTTCCTATTAAAATATCTGCTTCTTGATTTTTAAAAGAATTTATAATTCTTTGATGAGCTCCTTTTTTTCTAGTTGTATCAACATCCATACGTAATATTTTAGCATTAGGAAATTCTTTTTCTACAATAGTTTGAACTTTTTGAGTTCCAGTACCTAAATACTTAATTTTTTTACTTTTACAAACTGGACAAATTTTAGGAGCTAATTTAGAATATCCACAATAATGACATATTAATTTCTTCCCATTAAAATGATATGTTAATGATACATCACAATGAGGACATTTTTCAAGATATCCACATTGCCTACAAGAAACAGCTGTAGAATACCCTCTGCGATTTAAAAACAATATGCTTTGTTGTTTATTTTCAAGATTAAAATAAAGTTCTTTTTTTAATGAATTACTTAATATAGAATAATTTCCTTCCTTTAATTCGTTTCTCATATCAATTAACTCAATTTTGGGCATAGGAATATTCTTAACTCTATGTTTCAACTCATACAAATGATATTTTCCTGCTTTCCCTTTATAATAGCTTTCCATTGAAGGAGTTGCACTTCCCAAAACTAGGTGACAATTTTCTATTTCACATCTTTTTTCAGCTATTTGTATTGTATGATATCGAGGATTATTAGAAGACTTATAAGTAATTTCATGTTCCTCATCTATGATAATTAATCCTAATTTATCCAAAGGAGCAAAAATAGCAGAACGAGCTCCTACTACAATATTAGATTTTCCTTGCTTTATTTTCTTCCATTGATCATATTTTTCCCCATTAGATAATCCACTATGAAGAATCGATACTTGTTCTCCAAATCTTCCCATTACCCGTTCTATCATTTGAGGAGTTAAAGAAATTTCAGGAACTAACAAA is a genomic window of Garciella nitratireducens DSM 15102 containing:
- the priA gene encoding primosomal protein N', with translation MEKIYAQVIINQFNHSIDKPFNYRIPVCLIKSIQIGQRVIVPFGMGNQKIDAFVINITNFCNITEGKIKDIEQIVEETPLLTKNQIKLACWMRNYYLCTYIEAIQVMIPSGLKIEKREMISLNREILDKTKKQKWSSSFDREFLQYLFHKKTEVELEEIKKRFPVKDLKKQIKRLQQKEYIFIRKDFRTKIKDKEEKYIALSGKYKDKGEYLKEIRKGAYKQKQVLEYLEHFPCNYREFRKKLKVTSSTLKPLLEKNLIKITSKIIFRNPYENKGFKNPSVSLTKEQRFIIDEFRKLANDSSQKILIHGVTGSGKTEIYLNMIEFMLNKKKQSILLVPEISLTPQMIERVMGRFGEQVSILHSGLSNGEKYDQWKKIKQGKSNIVVGARSAIFAPLDKLGLIIIDEEHEITYKSSNNPRYHTIQIAEKRCEIENCHLVLGSATPSMESYYKGKAGKYHLYELKHRVKNIPMPKIELIDMRNELKEGNYSILSNSLKKELYFNLENKQQSILFLNRRGYSTAVSCRQCGYLEKCPHCDVSLTYHFNGKKLICHYCGYSKLAPKICPVCKSKKIKYLGTGTQKVQTIVEKEFPNAKILRMDVDTTRKKGAHQRIINSFKNQEADILIGTQMIAKGLDFPNVTLVGVIIADTSLNLPDYNSAERTFQLMTQVAGRSGRGDLLGKVIVQTYQPNHYSLIHAKNHDYTHFYNDEIAIRKEMLYPPFKEIINIVFSSENEKDLIQQCYEFYMELINHTKKVKKDLQKDIYKPVPSPVSKIKSKYRWHMIIKTSYPNEFKEILRKIYHEYLNKSQMHISIDINPTSIL
- the def gene encoding peptide deformylase; the encoded protein is MAIRNIRQEGDPILRKKCRKIERINERVRILAKDMLDTMYEAEGVGLAAPQVGILKRLIVIDVGEGPITLVNPEVVSEEGEQEDLEGCLSIPGRSEIVIRPKRVIVKGLDLEENQIEVKGEDFLARALCHEIDHLEGILYIDKAINKKESR